Proteins encoded in a region of the Bombiscardovia apis genome:
- a CDS encoding MFS transporter: MYNLGNSDAAGLALMFNTGASIVIGLLINSIKQVCKNMTIPFSLALFAAGALLLLFTRSLPITCLAAFLIGSGSAIIMATCPFMLSNLTERKRYPLVMGLFSAITSLGFTSSTWFFKAVSGAFNIDPVTGSLWGIVIISVVVCVLLVVFRFQQRTDENYLFE, from the coding sequence ATGTACAACCTGGGCAATTCCGATGCCGCCGGCTTAGCTCTTATGTTCAACACTGGCGCTTCTATTGTGATTGGCCTGCTCATTAACTCCATCAAGCAAGTCTGCAAAAACATGACGATCCCCTTCTCGTTGGCTTTGTTTGCGGCCGGGGCTCTGCTCTTGCTCTTCACGCGCTCGCTCCCGATTACCTGCCTGGCAGCATTCCTCATCGGCTCCGGTTCAGCTATCATTATGGCCACCTGCCCCTTCATGCTCTCCAATTTGACCGAGCGCAAGCGTTACCCGCTGGTAATGGGCCTCTTCTCCGCCATTACGAGCTTGGGCTTCACCTCTTCAACTTGGTTCTTCAAGGCCGTATCTGGCGCTTTCAATATCGACCCGGTTACTGGCTCCTTGTGGGGCATTGTCATTATCTCGGTAGTCGTCTGCGTGCTGCTTGTCGTATTCCGCTTCCAGCAGCGCACCGATGAGAACTACTTGTTCGAGTAA
- a CDS encoding MFS transporter — protein MANSPSKPQSTNQSKTSASSLFSKATIGVLIGIFVLAVVSRFDANISPSVAKIQESFPNEDPSKVESIVSIGSSAAMVSAVIFGKLLERLSFRFVGITACLFVSVGGLLPIVMHDSVNELLFFAIVVGFGVGIITTMLPSLEAHFFHGKQLSTLMGWNLAVQNGASMVIMYVGGLLALQSWVYNYWLYAIAVLALIPVFLFVPAEKVTDDSSSADQYQLKAGARQSTANIVVCELLGFLSIFLVAVMYNKLAV, from the coding sequence ATGGCCAACTCACCATCCAAGCCCCAGTCAACCAACCAATCCAAAACTTCCGCCAGTTCCCTCTTCAGTAAGGCCACAATTGGCGTACTCATCGGTATTTTTGTGCTGGCTGTCGTCTCGCGTTTCGACGCTAACATCTCGCCCTCGGTCGCCAAGATTCAGGAGAGCTTCCCCAACGAAGATCCATCCAAAGTTGAGTCCATTGTCTCCATCGGCTCCTCTGCCGCCATGGTTTCCGCCGTTATCTTCGGTAAGCTCTTGGAACGCCTCTCCTTCCGCTTCGTAGGCATTACGGCCTGTCTCTTTGTTTCCGTGGGTGGCTTGCTGCCGATTGTGATGCATGATTCGGTCAACGAGCTCCTCTTCTTCGCCATCGTCGTAGGCTTTGGCGTGGGCATTATTACCACCATGCTTCCCAGCTTGGAAGCGCACTTCTTCCACGGCAAGCAGCTTTCTACGCTGATGGGCTGGAATCTGGCCGTGCAAAACGGCGCTTCGATGGTCATTATGTATGTGGGCGGACTTTTGGCCCTCCAAAGCTGGGTATATAACTACTGGCTCTATGCCATTGCCGTCTTGGCTCTCATTCCAGTCTTCCTCTTCGTTCCGGCCGAGAAAGTCACCGACGACAGCAGCAGCGCCGACCAGTATCAGCTCAAGGCAGGAGCCCGTCAAAGCACTGCAAACATTGTGGTCTGCGAACTTCTAGGTTTCCTCAGCATCTTCCTCGTTGCCGTCATGTATAACAAACTTGCGGTCTAA
- a CDS encoding RidA family protein, with translation MGPHSPCVDIKLSHSSPISKPPVNPHRKRFLTAVYSFTNRQQHQLSPRAPLPYLQNHDNKLLLVHLAEHIEALGQLIHRKDTAMSTHPYSTWRQQGETYYVSGQLPTDPATGTYPEGIRAQTQQALSNLETAVKEFGCGRQDIIKTTVFLRDFADFAQMNEVYAEFFSEPYPARSAFAVAGLIPGADIEIEAIVASGGRS, from the coding sequence ATGGGCCCACACTCTCCGTGTGTTGATATAAAATTATCACACAGTAGCCCTATCAGCAAACCACCAGTCAATCCTCACAGAAAGCGCTTTCTAACAGCCGTTTACTCATTCACAAATAGACAGCAGCACCAATTGTCACCCAGAGCCCCTCTGCCATATTTGCAGAATCATGATAATAAGTTATTATTAGTACATCTGGCCGAGCACATCGAAGCGCTGGGCCAACTCATACACAGGAAGGACACCGCAATGTCAACGCATCCGTACTCCACTTGGCGCCAGCAGGGTGAAACATACTACGTCTCCGGTCAATTACCCACCGACCCTGCCACTGGTACTTATCCAGAGGGTATTCGTGCCCAGACGCAACAGGCGCTCTCCAACCTTGAAACAGCCGTCAAAGAGTTTGGATGCGGGCGCCAAGACATCATTAAAACCACCGTCTTCTTGCGCGATTTTGCCGACTTCGCACAGATGAACGAGGTCTATGCAGAGTTCTTCTCGGAACCTTACCCAGCCCGGAGCGCTTTTGCCGTAGCCGGACTTATCCCCGGTGCAGACATCGAAATCGAGGCCATCGTAGCCTCAGGAGGAAGGAGTTAA
- a CDS encoding MalY/PatB family protein: MTKYDFTSIMDRRGKDAIAIDGVGAMPGFNPDPPKEGFDIIPMWIADMNFPTVPTVPQAMIDRAKHPAYGYYAMPDSYFKAIIDWQRDRHGVEVPKEAIGYENGVIGAAVATLRSFVSPGDSVLVHSPTYLGFTNMLNDNGYNIVHSPLKKDAQGTWRMDYDDMRQKLRDNNIHVAVFCSPHNPCGRVWEREEIEEAMKVFEEAECTVISDEIWSDILLGDSEHVPTQLVSEYARNHTVATYAPSKTFNLAGLIGSYHIIYNKALRDRVTSMGHKTHYNEMNVMSMHALLAAYSPEGREWADELCQVLAGNADFAYNYIQEHFEGVEVSKPEGTYMMFLDCKGWCESHNKSLDKLIKAGWDVGVTWQDGRQFQDPWSIRLNLASPFSRIEEAFSRMDKYVFNAE, encoded by the coding sequence ATGACGAAGTATGATTTCACCTCAATTATGGACCGGCGGGGCAAGGATGCTATCGCTATTGACGGCGTGGGGGCTATGCCCGGATTCAACCCAGACCCGCCAAAAGAAGGCTTCGATATCATCCCTATGTGGATTGCTGATATGAACTTTCCGACGGTTCCCACGGTGCCGCAGGCGATGATTGACCGTGCAAAGCACCCAGCATACGGCTACTATGCCATGCCAGATAGCTACTTTAAAGCCATTATTGACTGGCAGCGCGACCGCCATGGAGTCGAAGTGCCCAAGGAGGCCATTGGCTACGAGAATGGTGTGATTGGTGCCGCGGTTGCCACTCTGCGCTCCTTCGTCTCTCCCGGTGACTCGGTCTTGGTACACAGTCCCACTTACTTGGGCTTTACGAACATGCTCAACGACAACGGCTACAACATTGTCCATTCTCCACTCAAGAAGGATGCTCAGGGCACGTGGCGTATGGATTACGATGATATGCGCCAAAAGCTGCGCGACAACAACATACACGTGGCCGTCTTCTGCAGCCCTCACAACCCTTGCGGCCGCGTGTGGGAGCGTGAAGAGATTGAGGAAGCTATGAAGGTCTTTGAAGAGGCCGAGTGTACGGTGATTTCCGACGAGATTTGGTCGGATATTCTCTTGGGCGATTCCGAGCATGTTCCCACGCAATTGGTGAGTGAGTATGCCCGCAACCACACGGTCGCCACCTATGCGCCCAGCAAGACCTTCAATTTGGCAGGCTTAATCGGCAGCTACCATATTATTTACAACAAGGCCCTGCGCGACCGCGTCACTTCGATGGGGCACAAGACTCATTACAACGAGATGAACGTGATGTCTATGCATGCCCTGTTGGCTGCTTACAGTCCAGAAGGGCGCGAATGGGCCGACGAGCTATGCCAAGTATTGGCTGGCAACGCTGATTTTGCTTACAACTACATTCAAGAGCACTTCGAGGGCGTGGAAGTTTCGAAGCCTGAAGGTACCTACATGATGTTCTTGGATTGCAAGGGTTGGTGTGAGAGCCACAACAAGAGCTTGGATAAGCTCATTAAGGCTGGCTGGGATGTAGGTGTCACTTGGCAAGATGGTCGCCAGTTCCAAGACCCTTGGTCGATTCGGTTGAACTTGGCCTCGCCATTCAGCCGGATTGAGGAAGCCTTCAGCCGTATGGATAAGTACGTTTTTAACGCTGAGTAA
- a CDS encoding aldo/keto reductase, translating to MAKLIDTDVFPLVLGGNTFGWTSDEANSKEVLDSYVEAGGNLIDTADVYSAWAPGHSGGESEIVLGRWLATSGKRDQVMVATKVSQHPQYQGLSADNITAAADESLLRLGLDHIDLYYAHFDDEKTPLEETAAAFDKLVKDGKVRAIGLSNYSAERIREWFKIAHENNLTLPVALEPQYNLVHRKDYESGLMQVAKDENLSVFPYFSLASGFLTGKYRTEDDLKGKKREGMVKDYFTPAGLDVVSELDRIAKEHDAELATVALAWLNHRPQIAAPIASARIPSQLPALLAAAKLELSDEDVEALNKVSDKVGA from the coding sequence ATGGCAAAGCTGATAGATACTGATGTGTTCCCACTAGTTTTGGGCGGCAATACTTTCGGATGGACTAGCGACGAAGCGAACAGCAAGGAAGTACTCGACTCATACGTGGAGGCGGGCGGCAACCTTATCGACACCGCTGACGTCTACTCCGCTTGGGCTCCGGGCCACTCGGGTGGCGAATCTGAAATAGTCTTGGGCCGTTGGCTGGCAACTTCGGGCAAGCGCGACCAGGTCATGGTGGCCACTAAAGTGAGCCAGCACCCGCAGTACCAAGGACTTTCGGCTGACAATATCACCGCAGCCGCCGATGAATCCCTCCTACGCTTGGGCCTTGACCACATCGACCTCTACTACGCTCACTTCGACGACGAGAAGACGCCGCTTGAGGAGACCGCCGCCGCTTTCGACAAGCTAGTCAAAGACGGCAAGGTGCGCGCAATTGGCCTGTCCAACTATTCGGCCGAGCGCATTCGTGAGTGGTTCAAGATTGCCCACGAGAACAACCTGACCCTGCCTGTGGCCCTTGAGCCCCAATATAATCTGGTGCACCGCAAGGATTATGAGAGCGGACTCATGCAGGTGGCCAAAGATGAGAATCTGTCCGTGTTCCCCTACTTCTCGCTAGCTTCAGGCTTCCTCACCGGCAAGTATCGCACCGAGGACGACTTGAAGGGTAAGAAGCGCGAGGGCATGGTCAAGGATTACTTCACACCTGCCGGGCTCGACGTGGTCTCTGAGCTGGACCGCATCGCCAAGGAGCACGACGCTGAACTGGCTACCGTGGCCCTCGCCTGGCTCAACCATCGCCCGCAGATTGCGGCTCCTATTGCTTCGGCCCGCATTCCCAGCCAGCTGCCCGCCCTCTTGGCAGCAGCCAAGCTTGAGCTGAGCGATGAAGATGTTGAGGCCCTCAACAAAGTGAGCGACAAGGTCGGCGCCTGA
- a CDS encoding SPFH domain-containing protein codes for MHGLLALLVLVVLLVMVLGGAIYVVPQQKAYIIERFGKFHSIALAGLHFKIPFVDRVANKTNMRVNQLNVKLETKTRDNVFVTVIVSTQFRVDPKNVATAYYELQDPAGQLRSYMEDALRSAIPSLTLDDAFARKDDIASDVQRTVGQEMQRFGFSVIKTLVTAIDPSAQVKQAMDSINAAQREKEATRERAEAHRIEIETQATADAEKTRLQGEGQANYRREIANGIVDQIKSLRAVGMDIDSVNNVVLFNQYLDVMRSLAESANAKTVVLPASTPGGYNDLYSQMTSALMTAQSSDLADAAAEVQAASQQTGLQY; via the coding sequence ATGCACGGATTATTAGCGCTGCTCGTGTTAGTTGTGCTACTGGTGATGGTTCTGGGGGGAGCTATTTACGTGGTGCCTCAGCAGAAGGCATATATTATTGAGCGCTTTGGTAAGTTCCATTCCATCGCCCTAGCAGGTTTGCATTTCAAGATTCCTTTTGTTGACCGCGTGGCCAATAAGACCAATATGCGGGTCAACCAGCTCAATGTGAAGTTGGAGACGAAGACGCGAGACAATGTGTTTGTAACGGTCATCGTGTCTACTCAGTTCCGTGTAGACCCCAAAAATGTAGCTACGGCCTACTACGAGCTACAAGACCCGGCCGGTCAGCTGCGCTCTTATATGGAAGATGCCCTGCGTTCAGCAATTCCTTCCCTCACCCTGGACGATGCTTTTGCTCGCAAAGACGACATCGCTTCCGATGTGCAGCGCACGGTGGGCCAAGAAATGCAGCGCTTTGGCTTCTCAGTTATCAAGACGCTGGTTACTGCTATCGATCCTTCCGCTCAGGTGAAGCAGGCTATGGACTCTATCAATGCTGCTCAGCGCGAGAAGGAAGCTACACGCGAGCGGGCTGAGGCTCACCGTATCGAGATTGAGACTCAGGCTACAGCAGATGCTGAGAAGACCCGCTTGCAGGGTGAAGGCCAGGCCAACTACCGCCGCGAGATTGCTAACGGTATCGTTGACCAGATTAAGAGTCTGCGCGCTGTGGGCATGGATATTGACTCAGTCAACAATGTGGTGCTCTTCAACCAGTATCTCGACGTGATGCGCTCGCTAGCCGAGTCGGCTAACGCTAAGACGGTTGTCTTGCCTGCCTCGACTCCAGGTGGTTACAACGATTTGTATAGCCAGATGACTTCTGCGTTGATGACGGCACAGTCGAGCGATTTGGCCGACGCTGCTGCCGAAGTGCAAGCTGCCAGTCAGCAGACGGGGTTGCAGTACTGA